A section of the Oreochromis aureus strain Israel breed Guangdong linkage group 22, ZZ_aureus, whole genome shotgun sequence genome encodes:
- the LOC116333394 gene encoding uncharacterized protein LOC116333394 has product MLKLSGFWLIVQLSLAAGINSDWNVQRNQSTFIPEHWENDTKYSHQTIVIMEEEPAVIESATYLFQKHPSSSNLLMYHKRALYVLQGSNLFSTRNHDIVLVGHGSQSPTGAAQLAGYDPKELARFVFTLKTKTNIGHLGTISLISCNVGNDQHFMLQFLQSLRSFSVETKLNLYNTLLSVNSDGDILTTTNGVWRSHEHYSTVIAELNQRGDLVIKKELGCPGPVLHNYKGNILYLQTLDWPSHPQMFVPMELRKKYHFIDCLEGLTWSLFFEENERRRAPDYTTDDSRHLKAIWLENPTAGEDNIILKHIISIQHLLVEIRYNAREEIASDLYYILNECIYKVNGKTLNVTLAGKFMNPDNQVEIQNFLQSFKDQQDESSLEKLREGLKPSKFNDFCRQTFQFQQCNYNCERWGHYFMAAVFSASVRNFRTFSLFLMTVIGCEVGHSRGSDSPLCTAFVRDDHPMITDQPWPEHLKRGFYGCAVDNFEMAPQNMQIWLDQVVAKENALYIKSKQIMSAINHDEQTELDIFGRVKVMNKYAFSSYLEFFRGTPEGKKLKRGCAPSLHGNMNP; this is encoded by the exons ATGTTGAAACTCAGTGGATTTTGGCTTATTGTTCAGCTGTCTCTGGCAGCAGGAATAAACTCTG ACTGGAATGTTCAAAGGAATCAATCCACCTTCATTCCAGAACACTG ggaaaatgacacaaaatacAGCCATCAAACGATAGTAATCATGGAAGAGGAACCTGCAGTGATTGAGTCAGCCACTTACCTGTTCCAGAAGCATCCCAGTTCATCAAATCTGCTAATGTACCATAAGAGGGCACTGTACGTTCTGCAAGGAAGCAATTTGTTTTCAACTAGAAATCATGACATTGTACTGGTTGGCCATGGTAGTCAAAGCCCTACTGGAGCAGCCCAGTTGGCTGGTTATGACCCAAAGGAACTTGCCAGATTTGTTTTCAccttaaaaactaaaacaaacattGGTCATCTTGGCACCATCAGCCTCATAAGCTGCAATGTTGGAAATGACCAACACTTCATGTTGCAGTTCCTACAAAGTCTCCGGTCTTTTAGTGTGGAAACAAAGCTCAACCTATACAACACACTCCTGTCAGTTAATTCTGATGGTGATATACTGACGACAACTAACGGTGTCTGGAGGTCCCATGAGCACTACAGCACAGTCATAGCTGAACTAAACCAAAGAGGTGATCTGGTGATAAAAAAGGAACTTGGCTGTCCAGGACCAGTACTTCACAATTATAAAGGAAATATTTTGTATCTGCAGACACTGGACTGGCCAAGCCACCCTCAAATGTTTGTCCCAATGGAACTGCGCAAAAAGTATCACTTTATCGACTGCCTGGAGGGGCTGACTTGGAGCTTGTTTTTTGAGGAAAACGAAAGAAGGCGTGCTCCTGATTATACCACAGATGATTCAAGACACCTAAAAGCAATTTGGCTAGAAAACCCAACGGCAGGAGAAGACAACATTATCCTGAAGCATATCATAAGCATTCAACATCTGCTAGTGGAGATACGGTACAATGCCAGAGAAGAAATTGCATCGGACCTTTACTACATTCTCAATGAATGCATTTACAAAGTAAATGGGAAAACTCTGAATGTAACTCTGGCGGGAAAATTCATGAATCCTGACAATCAAGTGGAAATTCAAAATTTTCTTCAGAGCTTTAAGGACCAGCAGGACGAGTCCTCCCTGGAGAAGCTGAGAGAGGGTCTCAAACCATCAAAATTCAATGACTTCTGTCGCCAAACCTTCCAGTTTCAGCAGTGTAATTACAACTGTGAGAGATGGGGTCATTATTTTATGGCAGCTGTGTTTTCAGCATCGGTGCGTAACTTCAGAACCTTCTCACTTTTCCTTATGACTGTCATTGGTTGTGAAGTAGGCCATTCACGAGGAAGTGACAGTCCCTTGTGCACAGCATTTGTGAGGGATGACCACCCAATGATAACCGATCAACCCTGGCCTGAACATCTGAAACGAGGATTCTATGGCTGTGCTGTCGACAACTTTGAAATGGCACCACAGAACATGCAGATTTGGTTAGATCAAGTTGTTGCAAAGGAAAATGCACTGTACATTAAATCAAAGCAGATTATGAGTGCTATTAACCATGATGAGCAAACAGAGCTAGATATCTTTGGGAGGGTTAAAGTCATGAATAAGTACgcattttcatcttatcttgAATTCTTCCGAGGTACGCCCGAGGGGAAAAAACTCAAAAGAGGATGTGCACCTTCTTTGCATGGAAATATGAATCCGTAA